CAATTCCTGGAAGTTCTTTTCCTTCCAAAAATTCTAAAGAAGCTCCACCGCCGGTTGAAATATGTGAAATCTTTTTATCAACACCTGCTTTCTTTACAGCAGAGACCGAATCTCCTCCTCCAACAACGGAAGTCGCTCCTTCTCCAGTAGCTTCCGCTACGAGTTTGGCTATTTCGACTGTTCCTTTTGAAAATCTGTCGATTTCAAATATCCCCAAAGGTCCGTTCCAAACTACCGTTTTAGCCGACTTGATGGTTTCGGCAAATTCTTCAATGGATTTCGGACCTATATCAACGCCCATAAAATCTTCGGGAATAGCTTCGTCAGCTGTAATGTTAATGACAGCATCCGACGGAACCGCTTTGTTTGCAAAATCGACTTTATTTGCGATGACATGATCGACTGGCAAGAGAAAATCTATTTTTTTTTCTTTTGCTTTTTTAAGAAGTTCCGCAGCCAAGTCAAGTTTATCGTCTTCAACTAAAGAAGTGCCTGTGCTTACTCCCTGCGATTTCAAAAACGTATATGCCATAGCACCACCGATAATTATCGCGTTTACTTTATTTAAAAGATTTTCTATGACATTTATCTTATCTGAAACTTTTGCTCCACCCAAAATCGCAAGAAATGGTCTTGCGGGATTGTCAAGAGCTTCGCCTAAAAATTTCAATTCTTTTTCCACCAAAAAGCCCGCGGCTGCGTCTTTTAGGTATTTTACTACTCCGGCAGTCGAAGCGTGCGACCTATGCACCGTTCCAAAAGCGTCCTGAACAAAAACTTCACCCAAAGAAGCAAGCTCTTTCGCAAAAGCGTCCATAGCGGCTTTATCTTTTTCCCCTGCAGAATTCTTGCCTTCCTCTTCGGGATGAAATCTGAGATTTTCAAGCAAAAGAATTTCGCCGGGTTTTAAATCCGCAGCAGCTTTTTTTGACTCTTGACTTATGCAGTCTCCATCTATAAATTTGACTGGTCTTCCTATCAATTCGCTTAAACGCGGCGCAACAGGCTTTAAACTCATTTCTGCTGCCACTTTTCCTTTCGGTCTGCCCAAATGAGCCATGAGAATTATTGCAGCATTTTGTTCCAAAAGATATTGTACCGTCGGAAGAGTTGCAGCTATTCTTTTATCGTTTGTAATATTGAGATTAGCGTCAAGAGGCACGTTATAATCTACTCTCACCAAAACTTTTTTACCTTTTACATCAATGTCTTTAAGCGTTTTTTTCATAAATTACCTTCTTTTTAATAGTAATTTTTTAAAAAATCGGGCTCAGCCGAGATTTACGGCCAAACCCGATTAAAATTAAAGCAAGATATTTTTACATAACATCGTAATTATTTTACTTCTGCAAAATATTTTATTGTTCTGACCATCTGGCTTGTGTAACTGTTTTCGTTGTCATACCATGAGACGACCTGAACTTGATACGTATCGTCATCAACTTTAATTGCCGTCGTCTGAGTAGCATCAAACAAAGAACCGTAAGCTATTCCTATGACATCAGATGATACCAGCTCTTCTTCAGTATATCCAAAAGATTCATTAGAGGCTTTTTTCATAGCGGCATTTATAGAATCTTTTGTTATGTCTTTGCCTTTTACGACTGCTATCAAAATTGTGCTTGAACCTGTTTTTACAGGAACTCTCTGTGCAGAACCGATAAGTTTTTTGTTAAGCTCTGGAATTACCAAACCTATCGCCTTTGCAGCTCCCGTTGAATTCGGGACAATATTTTCTGCAGCGGCTCTTGCTCTTCTCAAATCTCCTTTGGGATGAGGTCCATCAAGCGTCATTTGATCGCCTGTATAAGCATGAATCGTAATCATGATACCGCTCTGAACGGCTGCATAATCGTTGAGCGCTTTTGCCATAGGGGCAAGGCAGTTTGTCGTGCATGAAGCAGCTGAAATTATATTGTCTTTGGCAGTCAGTATTTTATGATTGACATTATATACTACCGTAGGAATATCGTCCCCTGCAGGAGCTGAAATGACGACTTTCTTTGCGCCTGCATCGATATGAGCCTGAGATTTTGCTTTTGACGTATAAAATCCGGTACATTCAAGCACTACGTCAACGCCAAGCTTTCTCCACGGAAGAGCTTTTGCATCTTTTTCCGCATAAATCGTGATTTCTTTTCCATCAACAATAATAGAATTGTCGGTAAATTTTATTTTGTCAGCAAGAGCGTATGTTCCCTGAGCCGAATCATATTTCAATAAATGAGCCAGCATTTTAGGGCTTGTCAAATCGTTAATAGCAACGACTTCATACCCTTCTACGCCGAACATCTGTCTGAACGACAATCTTCCAATTCTTCCGAAACCGTTAATTGCAACTTTTACTGCCATGATGATCCTCCTGATATGGTTATTTGTAAATAAATAGGTTGGGCTATTTAAAATCTATTGACAATGATAATATAAAATAATAAAAACCTTGTCAAATTAACAAAAAAAGACTAAATACTCTTTTTTTTATTTTCGAGTTTCCAATTAAGATAAGCACTTATAAAACCGTCAATATCGCCATCCATGACCGCTGCAACTTGAGATGTTTCATATCCCGTACGGGTATCTTTGACAAGCTGATAAGGCATAAAAATGTATGAGCGTATCTGGCTGCCCCATTCTATCGAACCTTTTTCACTGTAATGTTTTTCGTATGAAGCTCTTTGTTTCTCGCGTTCAAGTTCGTAAAGTTTTGCTTTAAGAAGTTTCATGGCGGTGGCGCGGTTTTTTATCTGCGAACGATCATTTTGTGACTGTACTATTATTCCTGTAGGAAAATGCGTGATTCTTACCGCTGAATCCGTCTTGTTTATATGCTGTCCGCCGGCTCCGGAAGCTCTATAAGTGTCAATTCTGATGTCCTTGTCATCAATAGTTATGTTTATGCCGTCGTCAATTTCCGGAATAACGTCAATTGAAGCAAAAGACGTATGCCTTCTTTTATTGGCGTCAAAAGGAGAAATTCTGACAAGCCTGTGAACGCCTATTTCCGACTGCAAAAACCCGTATGCGTACCCGCCTTTTATTATCATAGTCAAACTTTTTATGCCTGCTTCATCGCCGTCAAGGCTGTCTACGACTTCCGTTTCAAAACCTTTA
The window above is part of the Candidatus Endomicrobium procryptotermitis genome. Proteins encoded here:
- a CDS encoding phosphoglycerate kinase → MKKTLKDIDVKGKKVLVRVDYNVPLDANLNITNDKRIAATLPTVQYLLEQNAAIILMAHLGRPKGKVAAEMSLKPVAPRLSELIGRPVKFIDGDCISQESKKAAADLKPGEILLLENLRFHPEEEGKNSAGEKDKAAMDAFAKELASLGEVFVQDAFGTVHRSHASTAGVVKYLKDAAAGFLVEKELKFLGEALDNPARPFLAILGGAKVSDKINVIENLLNKVNAIIIGGAMAYTFLKSQGVSTGTSLVEDDKLDLAAELLKKAKEKKIDFLLPVDHVIANKVDFANKAVPSDAVINITADEAIPEDFMGVDIGPKSIEEFAETIKSAKTVVWNGPLGIFEIDRFSKGTVEIAKLVAEATGEGATSVVGGGDSVSAVKKAGVDKKISHISTGGGASLEFLEGKELPGIEALPEK
- the gap gene encoding type I glyceraldehyde-3-phosphate dehydrogenase — its product is MAVKVAINGFGRIGRLSFRQMFGVEGYEVVAINDLTSPKMLAHLLKYDSAQGTYALADKIKFTDNSIIVDGKEITIYAEKDAKALPWRKLGVDVVLECTGFYTSKAKSQAHIDAGAKKVVISAPAGDDIPTVVYNVNHKILTAKDNIISAASCTTNCLAPMAKALNDYAAVQSGIMITIHAYTGDQMTLDGPHPKGDLRRARAAAENIVPNSTGAAKAIGLVIPELNKKLIGSAQRVPVKTGSSTILIAVVKGKDITKDSINAAMKKASNESFGYTEEELVSSDVIGIAYGSLFDATQTTAIKVDDDTYQVQVVSWYDNENSYTSQMVRTIKYFAEVK
- the prfB gene encoding peptide chain release factor 2; amino-acid sequence: MDAKLEQIKGLEIEISDPYFWNDQNKAKKTMSALDALKNICTLWHDIDMRIKDLIELKELAESENDKELLKDVENGSRKLEKVLSVFETKTKLDGEHDRNNAIMSIHSGAGGTESCDWAQMLVRMYSRWAEDKGFETEVVDSLDGDEAGIKSLTMIIKGGYAYGFLQSEIGVHRLVRISPFDANKRRHTSFASIDVIPEIDDGINITIDDKDIRIDTYRASGAGGQHINKTDSAVRITHFPTGIIVQSQNDRSQIKNRATAMKLLKAKLYELEREKQRASYEKHYSEKGSIEWGSQIRSYIFMPYQLVKDTRTGYETSQVAAVMDGDIDGFISAYLNWKLENKKKSI